The following are from one region of the Vidua macroura isolate BioBank_ID:100142 chromosome 15, ASM2450914v1, whole genome shotgun sequence genome:
- the NEUROG1 gene encoding neurogenin-1, whose amino-acid sequence MPAEAPSSGDGAEPGAPRERRRRRGRARARTEALLHTLKRSRRVKANDRERNRMHHLNAALDELRSVLPTFPDDTKLTKIETLRFAYNYIWALSETLRLAEQCLPPPPAFRGAAAPPSPGSDAGSWLSSASPSAPSLCASASGPSSPATSEDCAYAPADSLRGFRGLPAGPGAPLR is encoded by the coding sequence ATGCCCGCCGAGGCGCCCAGCAGCGGCGACGGCGCGGAGCCCGGCGCTCCGCGGGAGCGGCGCAGACGGCGCGGCCGTGCGCGGGCGCGGACCGAGGCGCTGCTGCACACGCTGAAGCGCAGCCGCCGGGTCAAGGCCAACGACCGGGAGCGGAACCGCATGCACCACCTCAACGCCGCCCTGGACGAGCTCCGCAGCGTCCTGCCCACCTTCCCCGACGACACCAAGCTCACCAAGATCGAGACCCTGCGCTTCGCCTACAACTACATCTGGGCCCTCTCCGAGACCCTCCGCCTGGCCGAGCAGTgcctcccgccgccccccgccttccgcggggccgccgcgccccccagccccggcagcgaCGCGGGGTCCTGGCTGTCCAGCGCCTCCCCGTCCGCCCCTTCGCTCTGCGCCTCCGCCTCCGGCCCCAGCAGCCCCGCCACCTCCGAGGACTGCGCTTATGCGCCCGCCGACAGCCTAAGGGGCTTCCGCGGGCTGCCCGCCGGCCCGGGCGCGCCCCTCCGCTAG